The following coding sequences lie in one Mycobacterium sp. Z3061 genomic window:
- the purM gene encoding phosphoribosylformylglycinamidine cyclo-ligase: MTDPELSAKRGAGNQGITYASAGVDIEAGDRAVDLFKPLATKATRPEVRGGLGGFAGLFALRGDYREPVLAASTDGVGTKLAVAQAMDKHDTVGLDLVAMVVDDLVVCGAEPLFLQDYIAVGRTVPERVAAIVGGIAEGCVRAGCALLGGETAEHPGLMEPDHYDISATGVGVVEADDVLGPDRVKPGDVIIGMGSSGLHSNGYSLARTVLLEIDRMNLAGYVEEFGRTLGEELLEPTRIYAKDCLALAAETQVRTFCHVTGGGLAGNLERVIPHGLVAEVDRGTWTPAPVFAMIAQRGRVARPEMEKTFNMGVGMIAVVAPEDTDRALAILTARHLDCWVLGTICKGGKEGPRATLVGQHPRF; this comes from the coding sequence ATGACGGATCCCGAACTTAGCGCCAAACGCGGCGCGGGCAACCAGGGCATCACCTACGCATCGGCCGGGGTGGACATAGAAGCCGGTGACCGCGCTGTCGACTTGTTCAAGCCGCTGGCGACCAAGGCCACCAGACCCGAGGTGCGCGGAGGGCTCGGCGGCTTCGCCGGGTTGTTCGCGCTCCGCGGCGACTACCGCGAACCGGTGCTGGCTGCCTCCACCGACGGCGTCGGCACCAAGCTGGCGGTCGCCCAAGCGATGGACAAGCACGACACCGTCGGCCTCGACCTGGTGGCGATGGTGGTGGACGACCTCGTCGTCTGTGGCGCCGAACCGCTGTTTCTACAGGACTACATCGCCGTCGGCCGCACGGTCCCGGAGCGGGTCGCGGCGATCGTGGGCGGCATCGCCGAGGGTTGTGTGCGCGCCGGCTGCGCGCTGCTCGGTGGGGAGACCGCCGAGCATCCGGGCCTGATGGAACCGGACCACTACGACATCTCGGCCACCGGTGTCGGCGTCGTGGAAGCGGACGACGTGCTGGGACCGGACCGCGTCAAACCCGGCGACGTCATCATCGGGATGGGGTCCTCGGGACTGCACTCAAACGGGTACTCGCTGGCACGGACGGTGCTGCTGGAGATCGACCGGATGAATCTCGCCGGCTACGTCGAGGAGTTCGGGCGCACCCTGGGTGAGGAACTCCTCGAGCCCACCCGGATCTACGCGAAGGATTGCCTGGCGCTCGCCGCGGAGACCCAGGTCCGCACCTTCTGCCATGTCACCGGGGGAGGACTGGCCGGAAACCTCGAACGCGTCATCCCGCACGGTCTGGTCGCCGAGGTGGACCGGGGCACGTGGACGCCCGCACCGGTGTTCGCGATGATCGCCCAGCGCGGCCGCGTCGCCCGGCCCGAAATGGAGAAGACTTTCAACATGGGCGTGGGGATGATCGCCGTCGTCGCGCCCGAAGACACCGACCGCGCATTGGCGATTCTGACCGCGCGGCACCTGGACTGCTGGGTCCTGGGCACGATCTGCAAGGGTGGAAAGGAAGGCCCACGCGCGACGCTCGTCGGGCAGCATCCGAGATTCTGA
- the purF gene encoding amidophosphoribosyltransferase translates to MTAQQPEEDFSSPREECGVFGVWAPGEDVAKLTYYGLYALQHRGQEAAGIAVADGSQVLVFKDLGLVSQVFDEQTLAAMEGHVAIGHCRYSTSGDTTWENAQPVFRNTAAGTGVALGHNGNLVNAAELMARARDEGLIAKRAPAPATTDSDILGALLAHGAADSSLEQAALELLPTVRGAFCLTFMDENTLYACRDPHGVRPLSLGRLDRGWVVASETAALDIVGASFVRDIEPGELLAIDADGVRSTRFANPTPKGCIFEYVYLARPDSTIGGRSIHGARLDIGRQLARECAVDADLVIGVPESGTPAAVGYAQESGIPYGQGLMKNAYVGRTFIQPSQTIRQLGIRLKLNPLKEVIRGKRLIVVDDSIVRGNTQRALVRMLREAGAVEVHVRIASPPVKWPCFYGIDFPSPAELIANAVEDEGEMLEAVRHAINADTLGYISLRGLIAATEQPASRLCTACFDGTYPIELPSESALGKNVIEHMLANAARGAGLGDLAGQDAPEVPVRR, encoded by the coding sequence GTGACCGCGCAGCAGCCCGAAGAAGACTTCAGTTCGCCTCGTGAAGAGTGTGGCGTATTCGGGGTCTGGGCCCCCGGTGAAGACGTCGCCAAACTCACCTACTACGGCCTGTACGCCTTGCAGCACCGCGGCCAGGAAGCCGCGGGCATCGCCGTGGCCGACGGATCCCAGGTGCTGGTTTTCAAGGACCTCGGTCTGGTCAGTCAGGTGTTCGACGAGCAGACGCTGGCCGCCATGGAGGGCCACGTCGCCATCGGGCACTGCCGTTACTCCACCTCCGGCGACACCACCTGGGAGAACGCCCAGCCGGTCTTCCGCAATACCGCCGCTGGCACCGGGGTTGCGTTGGGGCACAACGGAAATCTCGTCAACGCCGCCGAACTTATGGCGCGTGCCCGGGACGAGGGGCTGATCGCGAAGCGGGCACCCGCCCCGGCGACCACGGACTCCGACATTCTTGGTGCACTGTTGGCCCATGGAGCGGCCGACTCCAGCCTCGAGCAGGCGGCGCTGGAACTGCTGCCGACCGTGCGCGGCGCGTTCTGCCTGACGTTCATGGACGAGAACACGCTGTACGCGTGCCGCGACCCGCACGGGGTGCGGCCGCTGTCGCTGGGACGGCTGGATCGCGGCTGGGTGGTGGCGTCGGAAACCGCTGCTCTGGACATCGTCGGTGCGTCGTTCGTCCGGGACATCGAGCCTGGTGAGCTGCTTGCGATCGACGCCGACGGAGTGCGGTCCACCCGCTTCGCCAACCCCACGCCGAAGGGGTGCATCTTCGAGTACGTCTACCTGGCGCGCCCGGACAGCACCATCGGCGGCCGGTCGATTCACGGTGCCCGGCTGGACATCGGTCGCCAGCTGGCCCGCGAATGCGCGGTCGACGCCGACCTGGTCATCGGGGTCCCGGAGTCCGGCACCCCGGCTGCGGTTGGGTACGCGCAGGAATCCGGCATCCCGTACGGGCAGGGCCTGATGAAGAACGCCTACGTCGGGCGCACCTTCATCCAGCCGTCCCAGACCATCCGTCAGCTCGGCATCCGGCTCAAGCTGAATCCGCTCAAAGAGGTGATCCGCGGCAAGCGGCTCATCGTCGTCGACGACTCGATCGTCCGTGGCAACACCCAGCGCGCGCTGGTGCGCATGTTGCGTGAGGCCGGCGCTGTCGAGGTGCACGTCCGTATCGCGTCGCCGCCGGTCAAGTGGCCCTGTTTCTACGGCATCGACTTCCCGTCGCCGGCCGAGTTGATCGCCAACGCCGTCGAGGACGAGGGGGAGATGCTCGAGGCCGTGCGGCACGCCATCAACGCCGACACGCTCGGGTACATCTCGCTGCGCGGCCTGATTGCGGCCACCGAGCAGCCGGCGTCGCGGCTGTGCACGGCATGCTTCGACGGCACGTACCCGATCGAACTGCCCAGCGAGAGCGCTCTGGGCAAGAACGTCATCGAGCACATGCTGGCCAATGCGGCGCGCGGCGCCGGCCTGGGCGACCTGGCCGGCCAGGACGCGCCGGAAGTTCCGGTCCGACGCTGA
- a CDS encoding sterol carrier family protein: MVARPKADPAKTRQAVSVIADWLRDETVPAPDRAALAGAVRLTARTLADLAPGASVEVRIPPFVAVQCVSGPRHTRGTPPNVVETDPRTWLLVATGLMGFSDASASGALSLSGSRACEIEHWLPLLRLAP; encoded by the coding sequence ATGGTCGCCCGTCCGAAAGCCGATCCGGCAAAGACACGGCAGGCCGTGTCGGTTATCGCGGACTGGTTGCGTGACGAAACCGTTCCGGCACCCGACCGGGCCGCTCTGGCGGGCGCCGTCCGGCTCACCGCGCGCACCCTCGCCGACCTGGCCCCCGGCGCCAGCGTGGAAGTGCGGATCCCGCCGTTCGTCGCCGTCCAGTGCGTGTCCGGTCCGCGGCACACCCGTGGGACGCCGCCCAACGTGGTGGAAACCGACCCGCGCACGTGGCTGTTGGTGGCAACGGGACTGATGGGGTTCAGCGACGCGTCGGCCAGTGGCGCGCTGTCGCTCTCGGGCTCGCGCGCCTGTGAAATAGAACACTGGCTGCCGTTGTTGCGTTTAGCGCCCTGA
- a CDS encoding MCE family protein encodes MERRRSGARPPYRTIGLVALVALTLVLGALYWQFRGNFTPMTKLTMVAPRAGLVMDPGAKVTYNGVQIGRVAEISEITRDGVPAAQFVLDIFPRYIPQIPANVAAEIKATTVFGNKYVSLSSPKIIAPQHITPAVVIDATQVTTEFNTLFQTLTAIAEKVDPVKLNLTLSAAGLALTGLGDKFGASLTNGNAILDDLNPRLPAARVDVQRLAALGDVYADAAPDLLAALDAATTTARTLSQQRTDLDAALLAAAGFAATATPVFERSGPYLARGAADLLPTAQLLDEYSPQIACTIRNYDEVAPRIRNALGFNGYALGATSSGAISGAPNPYIWPENLPRINTRGGPGGKPGCWQKITRDLWPAPYLVMDAGYDLAPYNHFELGSPMFLDYVWGRQIGDYTINP; translated from the coding sequence ATGGAGCGTCGTCGTTCGGGCGCGCGGCCACCCTACCGAACCATCGGTCTTGTCGCGCTGGTGGCGCTGACGCTCGTCCTGGGCGCGCTCTATTGGCAGTTCCGCGGGAACTTCACCCCGATGACGAAGCTGACGATGGTCGCCCCGCGCGCAGGCCTGGTGATGGACCCCGGCGCGAAGGTCACCTACAACGGCGTCCAGATCGGCCGGGTGGCCGAGATCTCCGAAATCACCCGCGACGGCGTCCCGGCGGCCCAGTTCGTCCTCGACATCTTCCCGAGGTACATCCCGCAGATCCCGGCGAATGTGGCCGCCGAGATCAAGGCCACCACCGTGTTCGGCAACAAGTACGTGTCGCTCAGCTCACCGAAAATAATTGCGCCGCAACATATCACGCCAGCAGTCGTGATCGACGCGACCCAGGTGACCACCGAATTCAACACGCTGTTCCAGACTTTGACCGCGATCGCGGAGAAGGTCGACCCGGTGAAACTCAACCTGACGCTGAGCGCGGCCGGTCTGGCGCTGACCGGCCTTGGCGACAAGTTCGGCGCCTCGTTGACCAACGGAAACGCGATCCTGGACGACCTGAACCCGCGGTTGCCCGCGGCCCGCGTGGACGTACAGCGGCTGGCGGCCCTCGGTGACGTCTACGCCGACGCCGCGCCGGACCTGCTGGCGGCGCTCGATGCGGCGACGACCACGGCGCGCACCCTCAGCCAGCAGCGCACCGACCTCGATGCCGCACTGCTCGCGGCGGCCGGGTTCGCGGCCACCGCGACGCCGGTGTTCGAGCGGTCGGGGCCCTACCTCGCACGCGGGGCCGCCGATCTTCTTCCCACGGCCCAGCTGCTCGATGAGTACAGCCCGCAGATCGCGTGCACCATCCGCAACTATGACGAGGTGGCGCCCAGAATCCGAAACGCACTGGGCTTCAACGGCTATGCGCTCGGAGCGACATCGTCGGGCGCGATTTCCGGGGCACCTAATCCGTATATCTGGCCGGAGAATCTGCCCCGGATCAACACCAGGGGTGGCCCCGGCGGGAAACCGGGTTGCTGGCAGAAGATCACCAGGGATTTGTGGCCCGCTCCGTATCTGGTGATGGACGCCGGCTACGACCTGGCGCCGTACAACCATTTCGAGCTGGGTTCACCGATGTTTCTCGATTACGTGTGGGGCCGGCAAATCGGTGACTACACAATCAATCCATGA
- a CDS encoding stealth family protein, translating to MPNIFSREGSHPAQRSLSPIIVTRRGKIARMESSLTPHEAQIEDLIFLRKTLNRADIPYLLLRNHRDRPVLAVDIRLRSNVERALATACATEPMYAKTADAVDVSPSLLADGHLSAAPDPRILRLYRRRIAPGGLRYGPAFGVDLQFWVFQETVIECPVENSLTRRHLPRAEVTPATVKLFGYKWPTLEGMFAPHASDVTFDIDLVFSWVDGSDPEFRARRAAQLSGHVVGEGDDADARIRQIDELKYALRSVNMFAPWIRRIFIATDSAPPAWLAEHPKITIVPAVEHFSDPAALPTYNSHAVESQLHNIPDLSEHFLYSNDDMFFGRPLKASMFFSPGGVSRFIEANTRIGLGINDTSRSGFENAARVNRQLLFERFGQIITRHLEHTAAPLRKSVLLEMEREFPEDFARTQASTFRSCTDISVTNSFYHYYALMTGRAVQQEKARVRYVNTTTQAGLGLLPELRKNRRYDFFCLNDSSFPEVSAAERTKQVVNFLERYFPIPAPWEKVAADVSRPDFAVPSTSAPSEGG from the coding sequence ATGCCCAATATCTTTTCACGCGAGGGTAGCCATCCTGCCCAGCGCTCGTTGAGCCCGATCATCGTGACCCGGCGCGGCAAGATCGCCCGGATGGAATCGAGCCTGACGCCCCATGAAGCACAGATCGAGGACCTGATCTTTCTTCGGAAGACCTTGAATCGGGCCGATATTCCCTACCTGCTGCTCCGCAATCACCGGGACCGCCCAGTTCTCGCCGTCGATATCCGACTGCGCTCCAACGTAGAGCGGGCACTCGCGACCGCCTGCGCTACCGAACCGATGTACGCCAAAACTGCTGATGCAGTTGATGTTTCCCCTTCCTTGCTGGCCGACGGCCACTTGTCCGCGGCGCCGGACCCGCGCATCCTGCGGTTGTACCGGCGTCGAATCGCACCAGGTGGATTGCGCTACGGCCCCGCATTCGGTGTCGATCTGCAGTTCTGGGTCTTTCAGGAGACCGTGATCGAATGCCCGGTCGAGAACTCCTTGACCCGCAGACACCTGCCGCGGGCCGAAGTCACCCCGGCAACCGTCAAACTCTTCGGTTACAAGTGGCCGACTCTGGAAGGCATGTTCGCCCCACACGCCAGTGACGTCACCTTCGATATCGACCTGGTGTTCTCGTGGGTCGACGGCAGCGACCCGGAATTCCGGGCCCGGCGGGCCGCACAGCTGTCCGGCCATGTGGTCGGGGAAGGCGACGACGCCGACGCCCGTATCCGTCAGATCGACGAACTGAAATACGCCCTGCGTTCGGTGAATATGTTCGCCCCGTGGATCCGTCGAATCTTCATCGCGACCGATTCGGCGCCGCCGGCATGGTTGGCCGAGCACCCCAAGATTACGATTGTGCCGGCCGTCGAGCACTTCTCGGATCCGGCTGCGCTACCCACGTATAACTCGCATGCGGTGGAAAGCCAACTGCACAACATTCCCGACCTGAGCGAGCATTTCCTGTACTCCAACGATGACATGTTCTTCGGACGGCCACTGAAGGCCAGCATGTTCTTCTCCCCCGGCGGCGTCAGCAGATTCATCGAAGCCAACACCCGGATCGGACTGGGCATCAACGACACCTCCCGAAGCGGCTTCGAGAACGCCGCCAGGGTCAACCGACAACTACTGTTCGAACGGTTCGGGCAGATCATCACCCGCCATCTCGAGCACACTGCCGCCCCGCTGCGAAAAAGCGTGTTGCTGGAGATGGAACGGGAATTTCCTGAAGACTTCGCCCGGACTCAGGCCAGCACGTTTCGCTCCTGCACCGATATCTCGGTGACCAATTCGTTCTATCACTACTACGCACTGATGACCGGACGCGCCGTACAGCAGGAGAAGGCCAGAGTCCGGTATGTGAACACCACGACACAGGCCGGACTGGGGTTACTGCCCGAGTTGCGCAAGAATCGCCGATACGATTTCTTCTGCCTCAACGACAGCAGTTTTCCCGAAGTCTCCGCGGCCGAGCGCACCAAACAGGTTGTCAACTTCCTGGAGCGGTACTTCCCGATCCCCGCGCCCTGGGAGAAGGTCGCCGCTGACGTCAGTCGGCCTGATTTCGCGGTGCCGTCGACGTCAGCACCATCGGAGGGTGGGTGA
- a CDS encoding phosphodiesterase, whose translation MHRLRAAEHPRPDYVLLHISDTHLVGGDGPLYGDVDADGRLGELLGQLNHSGVRPDAIVFTGDLADKGEPAAYRKLRDLVEPFAADLGAELIWVMGNHDDRAELRRLLLDEVPSMAPLDQVRSVDGLRIITLDTSVPGYHHGELRPAQLDWLAKELATPAPDGTILALHHPPIPSVLDMAVTVELRDQAPLGRVLKGSDVRAILAGHLHYSTNATFVGIPVSVASATCYTQDLTVAVGGTRGRDGAQACNLVHIYPETVVHSVIPLGGGNTVGTFVSPGQAQRNIAEAGIFIERSSRRDSLFTHPPMVLTSTAPRNQAD comes from the coding sequence GTGCACAGACTCAGGGCCGCGGAGCACCCGCGGCCGGATTATGTACTCCTGCACATCAGCGACACCCACCTCGTCGGTGGGGACGGTCCGCTCTACGGTGACGTGGATGCCGACGGCCGGCTGGGTGAGCTGCTCGGGCAGCTGAACCATTCCGGGGTGCGCCCCGACGCGATCGTCTTCACCGGTGATCTGGCCGACAAGGGTGAGCCCGCCGCGTACCGCAAGCTCCGCGACCTGGTCGAGCCGTTCGCGGCCGATCTGGGCGCCGAACTCATCTGGGTGATGGGAAACCACGACGACCGGGCCGAGCTCCGGCGCCTGCTGCTGGACGAAGTGCCGTCCATGGCGCCGCTGGACCAGGTGCGCAGCGTCGACGGGCTGCGCATCATCACGCTGGACACGTCGGTGCCCGGGTACCACCACGGCGAGCTCCGTCCTGCTCAATTAGATTGGCTCGCAAAGGAATTAGCCACACCCGCCCCCGATGGCACCATACTGGCCCTGCACCATCCACCGATCCCCAGCGTGCTGGACATGGCCGTCACCGTGGAGCTGCGCGACCAGGCCCCGCTGGGGCGGGTGCTGAAGGGCAGCGACGTTCGCGCCATCCTGGCCGGTCACCTGCACTACTCGACGAACGCCACCTTCGTCGGGATCCCGGTGTCGGTCGCCTCCGCTACCTGCTACACCCAGGACCTCACGGTCGCCGTCGGCGGAACGCGCGGCAGGGACGGGGCCCAGGCCTGCAACCTGGTGCATATCTACCCGGAAACCGTTGTGCACTCCGTGATTCCGCTGGGTGGCGGCAACACCGTAGGCACGTTCGTCTCTCCCGGTCAGGCGCAACGCAACATCGCCGAGGCGGGCATCTTCATCGAGCGGTCGTCGCGGCGCGATTCCCTCTTCACCCACCCTCCGATGGTGCTGACGTCGACGGCACCGCGAAATCAGGCCGACTGA
- a CDS encoding CPBP family intramembrane glutamic endopeptidase, with the protein MLRLRLRALGLAAALVGWSFVSPRLPPAYRTPVQAAAGSLLVLTTRAPLGFRPPQVWTGLRLGSTAAALVTVTILATTPVPKVRLSMSARELPASIPGWLGWQIPVGTVWAEEAAFRGALGRTAAEGFGVTGGRLLQAGAFGLSHVADARALGEPLLPIAVVTGLAGWVFGWLAERSRSLVAPILVHLAINEAAAAAAVAVQRRQWNSSHGARSGG; encoded by the coding sequence ATTCTTCGGTTAAGACTTCGCGCACTGGGTCTGGCGGCCGCTCTGGTGGGCTGGAGCTTCGTCAGTCCGCGGCTACCGCCGGCGTACCGGACGCCGGTGCAGGCCGCCGCCGGCAGCCTGCTGGTGTTGACGACCCGCGCGCCGTTGGGATTCCGCCCACCACAGGTCTGGACCGGACTGCGACTGGGCTCGACGGCAGCGGCACTGGTGACGGTCACCATCTTGGCGACGACGCCGGTGCCCAAGGTGCGCCTGTCGATGTCAGCGCGCGAACTGCCCGCGTCGATACCGGGCTGGCTGGGCTGGCAGATACCGGTCGGCACGGTATGGGCCGAGGAGGCCGCCTTTCGTGGCGCGCTGGGCCGCACGGCCGCCGAGGGTTTCGGCGTCACCGGCGGACGGTTACTGCAGGCCGGCGCGTTCGGTCTGTCACACGTCGCCGACGCACGCGCGCTGGGTGAGCCGCTGCTGCCGATCGCGGTGGTCACCGGCTTGGCCGGCTGGGTGTTCGGCTGGTTGGCCGAGCGCAGCAGGAGTCTGGTGGCGCCGATCCTGGTGCACCTTGCCATCAACGAGGCGGCCGCGGCGGCGGCGGTCGCCGTGCAGCGCCGGCAGTGGAACAGCTCACATGGCGCGCGATCTGGCGGCTGA
- the purL gene encoding phosphoribosylformylglycinamidine synthase subunit PurL, whose translation MTDTVEHAANSPDQPQPFHELGLKDDEYQRIREILGRRPTDTELAMYSVMWSEHCSYKSSKVHLRYFGETTTEEMRTGMLAGIGENAGVVDIGDGWAVTFKVESHNHPSYVEPYQGAATGVGGIVRDIMAMGARPVAVMDQLRFGAADAPDTRRVLDGVVRGIGGYGNSLGLPNIGGETVFDECYAGNPLVNALCVGVLRQEDLHLAFASGTGNKIILFGARTGLDGIGGVSVLASDTFDAENSRKKLPSVQVGDPFMEKVLIECCLELYSGGLVIGIQDLGGAGLSCATSELASAGDGGMAIDLDTVPLRAKEMTPAEILCSESQERMCAVVAPENVEAFMAVCRKWEVLATVIGEVTDGDRLRITWHGQTVVDVPPRTVAHEGPVYQRPVARPDTQDALNADSSKKLPRPVTGDELRATLLALLDSPHLCSRALITEQYDRYVRGNTVLAEHADGGVLRIDEATGRGIALSTDASGRYTKLDPYTGAQLALAEAYRNVAVTGATPVAVTNCLNFGSPEDPGVMWQFSQAVRGLADGCAALGIPVTGGNVSFYNQTGSTAIMPTPVVGVLGVIDDVGRRIPTGLGTEPGESLLLLGDTRDEFDGSIWAQVTADHLGGLPPAVDLQREKLLAEVLAAGSRDGLITAAHDLSEGGLAQAIVESALAGETGCRIVLPENSDPFVMLFSESAGRVLVAVPRTEESRFRAMCEARGLPAVRIGVVDQESDAVEVQGLFTVSLAELRETSEAVLPRFFG comes from the coding sequence GTGACTGACACCGTCGAGCACGCCGCGAACAGCCCCGACCAGCCGCAGCCGTTTCACGAGCTCGGCCTCAAGGACGACGAGTACCAGCGGATCCGCGAGATTCTGGGGCGCCGGCCCACCGACACCGAGCTGGCCATGTACTCGGTGATGTGGAGCGAGCACTGCTCGTACAAGTCGTCCAAGGTCCACCTGCGCTACTTCGGCGAGACCACCACCGAGGAGATGCGCACCGGGATGCTTGCCGGCATCGGCGAGAACGCGGGCGTCGTCGACATCGGCGACGGGTGGGCGGTCACCTTCAAGGTCGAGTCGCACAACCACCCGTCGTACGTGGAGCCCTACCAGGGTGCGGCCACCGGCGTCGGCGGCATCGTCCGCGACATCATGGCGATGGGAGCGCGCCCGGTCGCGGTGATGGACCAGCTGCGGTTCGGCGCCGCCGACGCGCCCGACACCCGCCGGGTCCTCGACGGGGTGGTCCGCGGCATCGGCGGCTACGGCAACTCACTGGGACTGCCCAACATCGGTGGTGAGACCGTCTTCGACGAGTGTTATGCCGGCAACCCGTTGGTGAATGCGTTGTGCGTCGGTGTATTACGGCAGGAGGACCTGCATCTGGCGTTCGCCTCCGGCACCGGCAACAAAATCATCCTGTTCGGGGCGCGCACCGGGCTGGACGGAATCGGCGGGGTATCGGTGCTGGCCTCGGACACCTTTGACGCTGAGAATTCGCGCAAGAAGTTGCCGTCGGTGCAGGTGGGTGACCCCTTCATGGAGAAGGTGCTCATCGAGTGCTGCCTGGAACTGTATTCCGGCGGCCTGGTGATCGGTATTCAGGACCTCGGTGGTGCCGGATTATCCTGTGCCACATCGGAGTTGGCGTCCGCCGGGGACGGCGGCATGGCGATCGACCTGGACACGGTGCCGCTGCGTGCCAAGGAGATGACTCCCGCCGAGATCTTGTGCAGCGAGTCCCAGGAGCGGATGTGCGCGGTGGTCGCGCCGGAGAACGTCGAGGCGTTCATGGCGGTGTGCCGGAAGTGGGAAGTGCTGGCCACCGTCATCGGCGAGGTCACCGATGGTGATCGGCTCCGCATCACCTGGCACGGCCAGACCGTCGTCGACGTGCCGCCGCGGACGGTGGCCCACGAGGGCCCGGTCTACCAGCGTCCGGTCGCTCGTCCCGACACGCAGGACGCGTTGAACGCAGACTCGTCGAAGAAGTTGCCCCGGCCGGTCACCGGGGACGAATTGCGAGCGACTCTGCTTGCGCTGCTTGACAGTCCGCATTTGTGCAGCCGCGCTTTGATCACCGAACAGTATGACCGGTACGTGCGCGGCAACACGGTGCTCGCTGAGCACGCCGACGGCGGTGTGTTGCGCATCGACGAGGCGACGGGCCGGGGTATCGCGTTGTCCACCGACGCATCGGGGCGCTACACCAAGCTGGACCCGTACACCGGTGCGCAGCTCGCGCTCGCCGAGGCGTACCGCAATGTGGCCGTCACCGGTGCCACCCCGGTCGCGGTGACGAACTGCCTCAACTTCGGCTCGCCGGAGGACCCCGGCGTTATGTGGCAGTTCTCCCAGGCGGTCCGCGGCCTGGCGGATGGCTGCGCGGCTCTGGGGATTCCGGTCACGGGCGGCAATGTCAGCTTCTACAACCAGACCGGATCGACGGCGATCATGCCGACGCCAGTGGTCGGGGTACTGGGGGTCATCGATGACGTGGGCCGGCGCATCCCCACCGGCCTGGGTACCGAGCCGGGAGAAAGCCTGCTGCTGCTCGGTGACACCCGGGACGAATTCGACGGCTCTATCTGGGCGCAGGTGACCGCTGATCATCTGGGTGGGTTACCGCCGGCGGTCGACCTGCAGCGCGAGAAGCTGTTGGCCGAGGTGTTGGCCGCCGGTTCGCGCGACGGGCTGATCACCGCGGCCCACGACCTGTCCGAGGGTGGCCTGGCACAGGCGATTGTGGAGTCGGCTTTGGCCGGTGAAACCGGCTGCCGCATAGTGCTTCCCGAGAACTCCGACCCCTTTGTCATGCTCTTCTCCGAGTCTGCCGGGCGGGTGCTGGTCGCGGTGCCGCGCACCGAGGAGAGTCGCTTCCGGGCGATGTGCGAGGCGCGGGGCCTGCCGGCTGTCCGCATCGGCGTCGTGGATCAGGAGTCTGACGCGGTCGAGGTGCAGGGGCTGTTCACCGTGTCGCTGGCCGAGTTGCGCGAGACGTCCGAGGCGGTGCTGCCGCGATTCTTCGGTTAA
- a CDS encoding GNAT family protein, translated as MSRHWPLFDLRITTPRLQLRLPTENLIDQLIDTALDGVHDPTRMPFAVPWTRAPREQLPFNTLSFLWRELARFNPDDWHLPLAVIVDGAAVGVQGLIAKDFPVTRQVETGSWLGLRHQGKRYGTEMRSAALHFAFSTLGAEVATSASFVDNPASIAVSRHLGYRDDGSEQTAREGIMVEQLRFRLTRDDWQRRHADNVRVEGFDRCRALFGLGY; from the coding sequence ATGTCTCGCCACTGGCCCCTGTTCGACCTGCGGATCACCACGCCGCGGCTGCAGTTGCGGCTGCCCACCGAGAATCTGATCGACCAGTTGATCGATACCGCACTCGACGGCGTGCACGACCCCACCCGGATGCCGTTCGCGGTGCCCTGGACGCGGGCGCCGCGCGAGCAGCTGCCGTTCAACACGCTGTCGTTCCTGTGGCGGGAACTGGCCCGGTTCAACCCGGATGACTGGCATCTGCCGCTGGCTGTGATCGTCGACGGAGCCGCGGTCGGCGTGCAGGGACTCATCGCCAAGGACTTTCCGGTGACGCGCCAGGTTGAAACGGGATCCTGGCTGGGCCTGCGCCACCAGGGAAAGCGTTACGGCACCGAGATGCGTTCAGCGGCACTTCATTTCGCGTTCAGCACGCTGGGTGCGGAAGTCGCGACGTCCGCGTCCTTCGTCGACAATCCGGCCTCGATCGCCGTCTCGCGCCACCTCGGTTACCGCGACGACGGCTCGGAGCAGACGGCACGTGAGGGCATCATGGTGGAGCAGTTGCGGTTCCGGCTGACCCGCGATGACTGGCAGCGCCGTCACGCGGACAACGTGCGGGTCGAAGGGTTCGACCGCTGTCGAGCATTGTTCGGTTTGGGTTACTGA
- a CDS encoding VOC family protein — protein sequence MALKLEMVTFDCTDPATLSGWWAEQFGGTTHELLPGEFIAVATAEGPRLGFQKVPDPTPGKNRVHLDFDTQDLESEVARLTAAGASEIERHSFGENFHWVVLADPEGNQFCIVSQ from the coding sequence ATGGCGCTCAAACTCGAGATGGTCACGTTCGACTGCACCGACCCGGCGACGTTGTCTGGTTGGTGGGCCGAGCAATTCGGCGGCACAACACATGAGTTGCTGCCCGGGGAATTCATCGCGGTGGCCACGGCCGAAGGGCCGCGGTTGGGATTTCAGAAGGTCCCCGATCCGACCCCGGGCAAAAACCGCGTCCATCTCGATTTCGACACTCAGGATCTCGAGTCGGAAGTCGCCAGACTTACCGCGGCCGGTGCCAGCGAGATCGAACGGCACAGCTTCGGCGAAAACTTCCACTGGGTGGTGCTCGCCGACCCGGAGGGCAATCAGTTCTGCATCGTGAGTCAGTAA